Proteins found in one Orcinus orca chromosome 11, mOrcOrc1.1, whole genome shotgun sequence genomic segment:
- the TAB1 gene encoding TGF-beta-activated kinase 1 and MAP3K7-binding protein 1 isoform X2 → MAAQRRSLLQNEQQPSWTDDLPLCHLSGVGSASNRSYSADGKGTESHPPEDNWLKFRSENNCFLYGVFNGYDGNRVTNFVAQRLSAELLLGQLSAEHTEADVRRVLLQAFDVVERSFLESIDDALAEKASLQSQLPEGAPQHQLPPQYQKILERLKTLEKEISGGAMAVVAVLLNNRLYVANVGTNRALLCKSTGDGLQVTQLNVDHTTENEDELFRLSQLGLDAGKIKQVGVICGQESTRRIGDYKVKYGYTDIDLLSAAKSKPIIAEPEIHGAQPLDGVTGFLVLMSEGLYKALEAAHGPGQANQEIAAMIDTEFAKQTSLDAVAQAVVDRVKRIHSDTFASGGERAKFCPRHEDMTLLVRNFGYPLGEMSQASPTPAPAAGGRVYPVSVPYSSAQSTSKTSVTLSLVMPSQGQLVNGAHSASTLDEATPTLTNQSPTLTLQSTNTHTQSSSSSSDGGLFRSRPAHSLPPGEDGRVEPYVDFAEFYRLWSVDHGEQSVVMAP, encoded by the exons GAGCAGCAACCAAGCTGGACGGATGACCTGCCGCTCTGCCACCTCTCTGGAGTTGGCTCAGCCTCCAACCGCAGCTACTCTGCCGATGGCAAGGGCACTGAGAGCCACCCACCAGAGGACAACTGGCTCAAGTTCAG GAGTGAGAACAACTGCTTCCTGTACGGGGTCTTCAACGGCTACGATGGCAACCGGGTAACCAACTTCGTGGCCCAGCGGCTGTCTGCGGAGCTCCTGCTGGGCCAGCTCAGCGCCGAGCACACTGAGGCCGACGTGCGGCGGGTCCTGCTGCAG GCCTTCGATGTGGTGGAGAGGAGCTTCCTAGAGTCCATCGATGATGCGTTGGCAGAGAAGGCGAGCCTCCAGTCCCAGCTGCCTGAG GGCGCCCCTCAGCACCAGCTGCCCCCTCAGTATCAGAAGATCCTCGAAAGACTCAAGACGTTGGAGAAGGAGATTTCGGGAGGAGCCATGGCCGTGGTGGCGGTCCTTCTCAACAACAGGCTCTATGTCGCCAATGTCG GTACGAACCGTGCGCTTTTATGCAAATCCACGGGGGATGGTCTTCAGGTGACACAGTTGAACGTGGACCACACCACGGAGAATGAGGATGAGCTCTTCCGGCTCTCACAGCTGG GTTTGGATGCAGGAAAGATCAAGCAAGTGGGCGTCATCTGTGGGCAGGAGAGCACCAGGCGCATTGGGGACTACAAGGTCAAATACGGCTACACTGACATCGACCTACTCAG CGCTGCCAAGTCCAAGCCCATCATCGCGGAGCCTGAAATCCACGGTGCACAGCCCCTGGATGGGGTGACTGGCTTCCTGGTGCTGATGTCTGAGGGGCTGTACAAGGCCCTGGAGGCAGCCCACGGGCCTGGGCAGGCCAACCAG GAGATTGCCGCCATGATCGACACGGAGTTCGCCAAGCAGACGTCCCTGGATGCAGTGGCCCAGGCCGTGGTGGACCGGGTGAAGCGCATCCACAGTGACACCTTCGCCAGTGGCGGGGAGCGTGCCAAGTTCTGCCCAAGGCACGAGGACATGACCCTGCTGGTGCGGAACTTTGGGTACCCCCTGGGAGAGATGAGCCAGGcctcacccaccccagccccag CTGCAGGAGGACGCGTGTACCCCGTATCAGTGCCTTACTCAAGCGCCCAGAGCACCAGCAAAACCAGCGTGACCCTGTCCCTCGTCATGCCCTCCCAGGGCCAGCTAGTCAACGGGGCCCACAGCGCCTCCACCCTGGACGAAGCCACTCCCACCCTCACCAA CCAGAGCCCGACCCTGACCCTGCAGTCCACCAACACGCACACCCAGAGCAGCAGCTCCAGCTCTGACGGGGGCCTTTTCCGCTCCCGGCCCGCCCACTCGCTCCCGCCCGGCGAGGATGGCCGCGTCGAGCCTTACGTGGACTTTGCGGAGTTCTACCGCCTCTGGAGCGTGGACCATGGCGAGCAGAGTGTGGTGATGGCGCCGTAG
- the TAB1 gene encoding TGF-beta-activated kinase 1 and MAP3K7-binding protein 1 isoform X4 has translation MDKLYYVHVTEYCSTIKRDQLLMLAPAWMNLKGVMLSERSQSQKEQQPSWTDDLPLCHLSGVGSASNRSYSADGKGTESHPPEDNWLKFRSENNCFLYGVFNGYDGNRVTNFVAQRLSAELLLGQLSAEHTEADVRRVLLQAFDVVERSFLESIDDALAEKASLQSQLPEGAPQHQLPPQYQKILERLKTLEKEISGGAMAVVAVLLNNRLYVANVGTNRALLCKSTGDGLQVTQLNVDHTTENEDELFRLSQLGLDAGKIKQVGVICGQESTRRIGDYKVKYGYTDIDLLSAAKSKPIIAEPEIHGAQPLDGVTGFLVLMSEGLYKALEAAHGPGQANQEIAAMIDTEFAKQTSLDAVAQAVVDRVKRIHSDTFASGGERAKFCPRHEDMTLLVRNFGYPLGEMSQASPTPAPAAGGRVYPVSVPYSSAQSTSKTSVTLSLVMPSQGQLVNGAHSASTLDEATPTLTKARP, from the exons atggataaactataCTATGTCCATGTGACGGAATACTGCTCTACAATAAAAAGGGACCAACTGTTGATGCTCGCACCagcttggatgaatctcaaaggcgtaatgctgagtgagagaagccagtctcaaaag GAGCAGCAACCAAGCTGGACGGATGACCTGCCGCTCTGCCACCTCTCTGGAGTTGGCTCAGCCTCCAACCGCAGCTACTCTGCCGATGGCAAGGGCACTGAGAGCCACCCACCAGAGGACAACTGGCTCAAGTTCAG GAGTGAGAACAACTGCTTCCTGTACGGGGTCTTCAACGGCTACGATGGCAACCGGGTAACCAACTTCGTGGCCCAGCGGCTGTCTGCGGAGCTCCTGCTGGGCCAGCTCAGCGCCGAGCACACTGAGGCCGACGTGCGGCGGGTCCTGCTGCAG GCCTTCGATGTGGTGGAGAGGAGCTTCCTAGAGTCCATCGATGATGCGTTGGCAGAGAAGGCGAGCCTCCAGTCCCAGCTGCCTGAG GGCGCCCCTCAGCACCAGCTGCCCCCTCAGTATCAGAAGATCCTCGAAAGACTCAAGACGTTGGAGAAGGAGATTTCGGGAGGAGCCATGGCCGTGGTGGCGGTCCTTCTCAACAACAGGCTCTATGTCGCCAATGTCG GTACGAACCGTGCGCTTTTATGCAAATCCACGGGGGATGGTCTTCAGGTGACACAGTTGAACGTGGACCACACCACGGAGAATGAGGATGAGCTCTTCCGGCTCTCACAGCTGG GTTTGGATGCAGGAAAGATCAAGCAAGTGGGCGTCATCTGTGGGCAGGAGAGCACCAGGCGCATTGGGGACTACAAGGTCAAATACGGCTACACTGACATCGACCTACTCAG CGCTGCCAAGTCCAAGCCCATCATCGCGGAGCCTGAAATCCACGGTGCACAGCCCCTGGATGGGGTGACTGGCTTCCTGGTGCTGATGTCTGAGGGGCTGTACAAGGCCCTGGAGGCAGCCCACGGGCCTGGGCAGGCCAACCAG GAGATTGCCGCCATGATCGACACGGAGTTCGCCAAGCAGACGTCCCTGGATGCAGTGGCCCAGGCCGTGGTGGACCGGGTGAAGCGCATCCACAGTGACACCTTCGCCAGTGGCGGGGAGCGTGCCAAGTTCTGCCCAAGGCACGAGGACATGACCCTGCTGGTGCGGAACTTTGGGTACCCCCTGGGAGAGATGAGCCAGGcctcacccaccccagccccag CTGCAGGAGGACGCGTGTACCCCGTATCAGTGCCTTACTCAAGCGCCCAGAGCACCAGCAAAACCAGCGTGACCCTGTCCCTCGTCATGCCCTCCCAGGGCCAGCTAGTCAACGGGGCCCACAGCGCCTCCACCCTGGACGAAGCCACTCCCACCCTCACCAA AGCCCGACCCTGA
- the TAB1 gene encoding TGF-beta-activated kinase 1 and MAP3K7-binding protein 1 isoform X3 yields MDKLYYVHVTEYCSTIKRDQLLMLAPAWMNLKGVMLSERSQSQKEQQPSWTDDLPLCHLSGVGSASNRSYSADGKGTESHPPEDNWLKFRSENNCFLYGVFNGYDGNRVTNFVAQRLSAELLLGQLSAEHTEADVRRVLLQAFDVVERSFLESIDDALAEKASLQSQLPEGAPQHQLPPQYQKILERLKTLEKEISGGAMAVVAVLLNNRLYVANVGTNRALLCKSTGDGLQVTQLNVDHTTENEDELFRLSQLGLDAGKIKQVGVICGQESTRRIGDYKVKYGYTDIDLLSAAKSKPIIAEPEIHGAQPLDGVTGFLVLMSEGLYKALEAAHGPGQANQEIAAMIDTEFAKQTSLDAVAQAVVDRVKRIHSDTFASGGERAKFCPRHEDMTLLVRNFGYPLGEMSQASPTPAPAAGGRVYPVSVPYSSAQSTSKTSVTLSLVMPSQGQLVNGAHSASTLDEATPTLTKTSGRLALVVAFVACALRGWPDATAHH; encoded by the exons atggataaactataCTATGTCCATGTGACGGAATACTGCTCTACAATAAAAAGGGACCAACTGTTGATGCTCGCACCagcttggatgaatctcaaaggcgtaatgctgagtgagagaagccagtctcaaaag GAGCAGCAACCAAGCTGGACGGATGACCTGCCGCTCTGCCACCTCTCTGGAGTTGGCTCAGCCTCCAACCGCAGCTACTCTGCCGATGGCAAGGGCACTGAGAGCCACCCACCAGAGGACAACTGGCTCAAGTTCAG GAGTGAGAACAACTGCTTCCTGTACGGGGTCTTCAACGGCTACGATGGCAACCGGGTAACCAACTTCGTGGCCCAGCGGCTGTCTGCGGAGCTCCTGCTGGGCCAGCTCAGCGCCGAGCACACTGAGGCCGACGTGCGGCGGGTCCTGCTGCAG GCCTTCGATGTGGTGGAGAGGAGCTTCCTAGAGTCCATCGATGATGCGTTGGCAGAGAAGGCGAGCCTCCAGTCCCAGCTGCCTGAG GGCGCCCCTCAGCACCAGCTGCCCCCTCAGTATCAGAAGATCCTCGAAAGACTCAAGACGTTGGAGAAGGAGATTTCGGGAGGAGCCATGGCCGTGGTGGCGGTCCTTCTCAACAACAGGCTCTATGTCGCCAATGTCG GTACGAACCGTGCGCTTTTATGCAAATCCACGGGGGATGGTCTTCAGGTGACACAGTTGAACGTGGACCACACCACGGAGAATGAGGATGAGCTCTTCCGGCTCTCACAGCTGG GTTTGGATGCAGGAAAGATCAAGCAAGTGGGCGTCATCTGTGGGCAGGAGAGCACCAGGCGCATTGGGGACTACAAGGTCAAATACGGCTACACTGACATCGACCTACTCAG CGCTGCCAAGTCCAAGCCCATCATCGCGGAGCCTGAAATCCACGGTGCACAGCCCCTGGATGGGGTGACTGGCTTCCTGGTGCTGATGTCTGAGGGGCTGTACAAGGCCCTGGAGGCAGCCCACGGGCCTGGGCAGGCCAACCAG GAGATTGCCGCCATGATCGACACGGAGTTCGCCAAGCAGACGTCCCTGGATGCAGTGGCCCAGGCCGTGGTGGACCGGGTGAAGCGCATCCACAGTGACACCTTCGCCAGTGGCGGGGAGCGTGCCAAGTTCTGCCCAAGGCACGAGGACATGACCCTGCTGGTGCGGAACTTTGGGTACCCCCTGGGAGAGATGAGCCAGGcctcacccaccccagccccag CTGCAGGAGGACGCGTGTACCCCGTATCAGTGCCTTACTCAAGCGCCCAGAGCACCAGCAAAACCAGCGTGACCCTGTCCCTCGTCATGCCCTCCCAGGGCCAGCTAGTCAACGGGGCCCACAGCGCCTCCACCCTGGACGAAGCCACTCCCACCCTCACCAA GACATCTGGCCGGCTGGCCCTCGTGGTTGCCTTTGTGGCCTGTGCCCTGAGGGGCTGGCCAGACGCCACGGCCCATCACTGA
- the TAB1 gene encoding TGF-beta-activated kinase 1 and MAP3K7-binding protein 1 isoform X1 has protein sequence MDKLYYVHVTEYCSTIKRDQLLMLAPAWMNLKGVMLSERSQSQKEQQPSWTDDLPLCHLSGVGSASNRSYSADGKGTESHPPEDNWLKFRSENNCFLYGVFNGYDGNRVTNFVAQRLSAELLLGQLSAEHTEADVRRVLLQAFDVVERSFLESIDDALAEKASLQSQLPEGAPQHQLPPQYQKILERLKTLEKEISGGAMAVVAVLLNNRLYVANVGTNRALLCKSTGDGLQVTQLNVDHTTENEDELFRLSQLGLDAGKIKQVGVICGQESTRRIGDYKVKYGYTDIDLLSAAKSKPIIAEPEIHGAQPLDGVTGFLVLMSEGLYKALEAAHGPGQANQEIAAMIDTEFAKQTSLDAVAQAVVDRVKRIHSDTFASGGERAKFCPRHEDMTLLVRNFGYPLGEMSQASPTPAPAAGGRVYPVSVPYSSAQSTSKTSVTLSLVMPSQGQLVNGAHSASTLDEATPTLTNQSPTLTLQSTNTHTQSSSSSSDGGLFRSRPAHSLPPGEDGRVEPYVDFAEFYRLWSVDHGEQSVVMAP, from the exons atggataaactataCTATGTCCATGTGACGGAATACTGCTCTACAATAAAAAGGGACCAACTGTTGATGCTCGCACCagcttggatgaatctcaaaggcgtaatgctgagtgagagaagccagtctcaaaag GAGCAGCAACCAAGCTGGACGGATGACCTGCCGCTCTGCCACCTCTCTGGAGTTGGCTCAGCCTCCAACCGCAGCTACTCTGCCGATGGCAAGGGCACTGAGAGCCACCCACCAGAGGACAACTGGCTCAAGTTCAG GAGTGAGAACAACTGCTTCCTGTACGGGGTCTTCAACGGCTACGATGGCAACCGGGTAACCAACTTCGTGGCCCAGCGGCTGTCTGCGGAGCTCCTGCTGGGCCAGCTCAGCGCCGAGCACACTGAGGCCGACGTGCGGCGGGTCCTGCTGCAG GCCTTCGATGTGGTGGAGAGGAGCTTCCTAGAGTCCATCGATGATGCGTTGGCAGAGAAGGCGAGCCTCCAGTCCCAGCTGCCTGAG GGCGCCCCTCAGCACCAGCTGCCCCCTCAGTATCAGAAGATCCTCGAAAGACTCAAGACGTTGGAGAAGGAGATTTCGGGAGGAGCCATGGCCGTGGTGGCGGTCCTTCTCAACAACAGGCTCTATGTCGCCAATGTCG GTACGAACCGTGCGCTTTTATGCAAATCCACGGGGGATGGTCTTCAGGTGACACAGTTGAACGTGGACCACACCACGGAGAATGAGGATGAGCTCTTCCGGCTCTCACAGCTGG GTTTGGATGCAGGAAAGATCAAGCAAGTGGGCGTCATCTGTGGGCAGGAGAGCACCAGGCGCATTGGGGACTACAAGGTCAAATACGGCTACACTGACATCGACCTACTCAG CGCTGCCAAGTCCAAGCCCATCATCGCGGAGCCTGAAATCCACGGTGCACAGCCCCTGGATGGGGTGACTGGCTTCCTGGTGCTGATGTCTGAGGGGCTGTACAAGGCCCTGGAGGCAGCCCACGGGCCTGGGCAGGCCAACCAG GAGATTGCCGCCATGATCGACACGGAGTTCGCCAAGCAGACGTCCCTGGATGCAGTGGCCCAGGCCGTGGTGGACCGGGTGAAGCGCATCCACAGTGACACCTTCGCCAGTGGCGGGGAGCGTGCCAAGTTCTGCCCAAGGCACGAGGACATGACCCTGCTGGTGCGGAACTTTGGGTACCCCCTGGGAGAGATGAGCCAGGcctcacccaccccagccccag CTGCAGGAGGACGCGTGTACCCCGTATCAGTGCCTTACTCAAGCGCCCAGAGCACCAGCAAAACCAGCGTGACCCTGTCCCTCGTCATGCCCTCCCAGGGCCAGCTAGTCAACGGGGCCCACAGCGCCTCCACCCTGGACGAAGCCACTCCCACCCTCACCAA CCAGAGCCCGACCCTGACCCTGCAGTCCACCAACACGCACACCCAGAGCAGCAGCTCCAGCTCTGACGGGGGCCTTTTCCGCTCCCGGCCCGCCCACTCGCTCCCGCCCGGCGAGGATGGCCGCGTCGAGCCTTACGTGGACTTTGCGGAGTTCTACCGCCTCTGGAGCGTGGACCATGGCGAGCAGAGTGTGGTGATGGCGCCGTAG